The proteins below come from a single Roseiflexus sp. RS-1 genomic window:
- a CDS encoding DUF3592 domain-containing protein, whose amino-acid sequence MGIRLIILLVVTLPMGFVTLLLTMRAWRSQQLVNAARSWQSAPGTVIAARVEQVNIPVRVQTSTSTYRLATRYAPVVAYAYFVNGTYLQGGRLRLGPRVLSSEAADAGREITRYPVGSPVTVWYDPQNPVDAVLERGGGAVWIEWLICWLMLALTVLAAVLIYG is encoded by the coding sequence ATGGGCATACGCCTGATCATACTCCTCGTCGTCACTTTGCCGATGGGCTTTGTCACCCTGCTGCTGACGATGCGCGCCTGGCGCAGCCAGCAGCTGGTCAACGCAGCGCGCAGCTGGCAGAGCGCACCTGGTACGGTGATTGCCGCCCGTGTGGAGCAGGTCAACATCCCCGTGCGGGTGCAAACCTCCACCAGTACCTACCGCCTGGCGACACGCTATGCTCCTGTGGTTGCGTATGCGTATTTCGTCAACGGGACGTATCTTCAGGGGGGACGCCTGCGCCTGGGTCCTCGTGTGCTCTCTTCCGAAGCCGCAGACGCCGGGCGCGAAATAACCCGCTACCCTGTCGGCAGCCCGGTCACGGTCTGGTATGACCCGCAGAACCCGGTGGATGCCGTGCTGGAACGGGGGGGCGGGGCTGTCTGGATCGAGTGGCTGATCTGTTGGCTGATGCTGGCGCTGACCGTGCTGGCGGCAGTCCTGATCTATGGCTAG